Proteins found in one Onychomys torridus chromosome 21, mOncTor1.1, whole genome shotgun sequence genomic segment:
- the Alkal2 gene encoding ALK and LTK ligand 2: MRVSGRPLLLMLLLLSMVGDRGRAQPLGPADRQTLLRLLVELVQELKKFHTGDNKRLQLLGESDFALGRREATDYGADPEEQRVEIVPRDLRMKDKFLKHLTGPLYFSPKCSKHFHRLYHNTRDCTIPAYYKRCARLLTRLAVSPMCMER; the protein is encoded by the exons ATGCGCGTGTCAGGGCGCCCGCTGCTCCttatgctgctgctgctcagcatGGTGGGGGACCGGGGACGCGCGCAGCCCCTGGGGCCTGCAGACCGGCAGACCTTGCTGAGGTTGCTAGTTGAGCTGGTTCAGGAGCTGAAGAAATTCCACACTGGAGACAACAAGAGGCTGCAGCTCCTTGGCGAGTCCGACTTTGCCTTGGGCCGCAGAGAGGCCACGGATTATGGGGCAGACCCAGAGGAGCAGAGAGTGG AGATTGTTCCTCGAGATCTAAGGATGAAGGACAAGTTTCTGAAACATCTCACAG GTCCTCTTTATTTCAGTCCGaagtgcagcaagcactttcacAGACTTTACCACAACACGCGAGACTGCACCATCCCTGCAT ACTATAAAAGATGTGCCAGGCTACTTACTCGGCTGGCTGTCAGTCCCATGTGCATGGAGAGATAA